A genomic region of Verrucomicrobiota bacterium contains the following coding sequences:
- a CDS encoding nucleoside hydrolase has translation MSLQGRSLTDSRRDGKTAIVMHLKYLRQVLMTGLVPVLVVFGCVIGEGSLAGAPVKVIFDSDMDSDCDDAGAMAVLHALADKGEVEILATVTCGRNAWAPLTISALNTYYGRTNIPVGAPKFNAPLRESKYTRLVADKFPHALRQSEDAEDAVELYCRVLDQAEDNSVVILTVGYLSNLSALLKQSAKGNRPSGMELVRRKVRQWACMGGNFLGTPARDDLKLGNTNFVVDKEATYYVIKHWPARVMFVGREIGSVPSGLKAGARLVETPENNPVRFAYELYFGGKAKDRHVADPTTVLYAVRGLGDYWDAHTTGSMDLQPDMTFEWKEGAACNQGYLLKKRVNGKPNDQYIEQTIEGLMIQPPRKSP, from the coding sequence ATGTCGCTACAAGGCAGATCATTGACAGACAGTAGAAGAGATGGGAAAACAGCGATCGTTATGCATTTAAAATATCTTCGGCAGGTGCTCATGACCGGGCTTGTTCCGGTTCTGGTTGTGTTTGGTTGTGTTATTGGCGAAGGCTCATTAGCTGGCGCACCAGTTAAGGTCATTTTTGACAGCGATATGGATAGCGACTGCGACGATGCGGGAGCGATGGCGGTTCTGCATGCATTGGCCGATAAAGGGGAAGTTGAAATTCTTGCTACCGTGACTTGTGGCCGTAATGCCTGGGCGCCGTTGACTATTTCTGCCTTAAACACGTATTACGGACGGACAAATATTCCCGTGGGCGCACCCAAATTCAACGCCCCATTGCGGGAATCAAAATATACCCGCCTGGTGGCTGACAAGTTTCCTCATGCGTTGCGCCAAAGTGAGGATGCCGAGGACGCCGTCGAACTTTACTGTCGGGTACTGGATCAGGCCGAGGATAATAGTGTGGTAATATTGACGGTCGGCTATTTAAGTAATCTGTCAGCCCTATTGAAACAGTCGGCCAAGGGCAATCGGCCCAGTGGTATGGAATTGGTGCGCCGGAAAGTTCGCCAGTGGGCCTGCATGGGTGGAAATTTTTTGGGCACCCCTGCGCGTGATGACCTGAAACTCGGGAACACCAATTTTGTGGTGGATAAAGAGGCGACTTACTACGTCATCAAGCATTGGCCTGCCCGGGTAATGTTTGTCGGTCGTGAAATCGGGTCGGTTCCAAGCGGGCTTAAGGCGGGCGCGCGTTTGGTGGAAACACCGGAGAATAATCCCGTCCGATTCGCTTATGAATTGTACTTTGGGGGCAAAGCCAAAGATCGGCATGTTGCCGATCCCACGACAGTACTCTATGCGGTGCGCGGATTGGGTGACTATTGGGATGCCCACACCACGGGCAGCATGGATCTGCAACCTGATATGACTTTTGAGTGGAAAGAGGGGGCCGCCTGTAACCAGGGCTACCTCTTGAAAAAGCGAGTCAATGGCAAACCCAATGACCAGTATATCGAACAGACCATTGAAGGTCTAATGATCCAGCCGCCACGCAAGAGCCCATAA
- a CDS encoding FAD-dependent oxidoreductase: protein MATLPTWLRAASESHLESPDVKVDVLVIGGGTAGTVAAIQAARAGARTMLVEMGSQLGGATTTGGVTAVQLFHAWGRQVIAGIGWELISRAVELDGAKLPDFSRIPSSGGTPVGVNGPLYAAVAEEACIGTGVTLAYYELPLSVRSAAGGWEVATVGKGLRRTIHCRQLIDCTGGADIVGLIGLPRLRETEMQPGTLRFVLGGYETAKLDAKEIEKRYQQALRDGILKEGDYCYANRPFMDFLKAGGSNLQHIFGADSSTSATMTQANIAGRTSILRLLRFIRTLPGGAGVKVLKMQPETAVRETYRIIGEVLITRQDYESGRVFDDAVGYSFYPIDVHDREGVEPQPLKRGVVPTIPLRALVPKGSQNLMVAGRSISSDRAANSALRVQASCMAMGQAAGAAAALACRKQVSPLQVPIAEIRALLSQHGAILQT from the coding sequence GTGGCCACTTTACCAACTTGGCTGCGCGCAGCCTCGGAGTCGCACTTGGAGTCGCCCGATGTCAAGGTGGATGTTTTAGTGATTGGCGGTGGAACCGCAGGCACGGTTGCCGCAATTCAAGCCGCGCGCGCTGGTGCGCGAACGATGCTGGTCGAGATGGGCAGCCAACTGGGCGGTGCCACGACCACGGGTGGCGTGACGGCAGTGCAGTTGTTTCACGCGTGGGGCAGGCAAGTCATCGCTGGGATTGGTTGGGAACTGATCAGTCGCGCGGTGGAATTGGACGGGGCCAAGCTGCCAGATTTTTCACGAATTCCATCCAGTGGCGGGACTCCCGTAGGGGTGAATGGCCCGCTTTACGCGGCGGTGGCCGAAGAAGCATGTATTGGCACGGGCGTCACACTCGCTTATTATGAGTTGCCGTTGTCCGTGCGCAGCGCCGCGGGCGGCTGGGAGGTTGCGACCGTTGGCAAGGGTTTGCGGCGGACGATCCACTGCCGACAGCTTATTGATTGCACGGGCGGCGCTGACATCGTCGGCCTGATTGGTCTGCCGCGCTTGCGGGAAACCGAAATGCAACCCGGCACTTTACGCTTTGTGTTGGGAGGGTATGAAACCGCCAAGCTCGACGCGAAGGAGATCGAAAAGCGCTACCAGCAAGCCTTGCGTGATGGGATCTTAAAAGAAGGCGATTATTGCTATGCCAACCGTCCATTCATGGATTTTCTGAAAGCCGGTGGTTCAAACTTGCAGCACATCTTTGGCGCGGATAGCTCGACCTCTGCTACGATGACGCAAGCCAACATTGCCGGGCGCACTTCGATCCTTCGTTTACTGCGCTTTATTCGCACGCTGCCGGGCGGTGCCGGAGTCAAGGTGTTGAAAATGCAACCGGAAACCGCCGTGCGTGAAACCTATCGCATTATCGGTGAGGTGCTCATCACGCGGCAGGATTATGAATCCGGCCGCGTTTTCGACGATGCCGTGGGATACTCTTTTTATCCCATTGACGTCCATGATCGCGAAGGGGTGGAACCGCAACCGTTGAAGCGGGGCGTGGTGCCCACGATTCCCTTGCGGGCCCTGGTGCCCAAAGGGAGCCAAAACCTCATGGTGGCCGGCCGCAGCATCAGCAGTGATCGGGCGGCCAACTCGGCATTGCGCGTGCAGGCTTCCTGCATGGCCATGGGTCAGGCGGCGGGGGCAGCGGCGGCCCTGGCTTGCCGCAAACAGGTGTCGCCTTTGCAGGTTCCCATCGCCGAAATTCGCGCGTTGCTGAGCCAGCATGGCGCGATCCTGCAGACGTAG
- a CDS encoding ThuA domain-containing protein has product MQNTVNSGRTEQPTPREGLGNKYSTLSRSFLILLTLASGMAAAAEEEPKIPGIMLPELTKVTPEMVTKMTAACPNEPLAKPEKPRKILVFGRCENFTHHSISVAEKALTILGEKTKAWSTDISYDYSVFEAAKLAAYDAIVLNNCQNMVFPEGAPREDLLNFVRNGKGIVALHSAVDNFGSDDFNDLRNMIGGCSAGHPWGHYLAWRFKIEEPKHSITAHLNPDGFSMKDAIFQFDTRTGRKNVRVLVSMDMSDPTTAKDENGKPRGFRTDGLNPVVWVRHEGKGRVFVNCFGNNDEIFWSASMLKLNLAGIQYAIGDLKADDTLRADGGGGSTIGGLAPAKEATATGTIRTPEGTVVQVDVGALLIPSRPDLRWFAHLTPWFIPGGPHIGIGVNNDTSKQMVYLALKINQS; this is encoded by the coding sequence ATGCAAAACACTGTCAATAGCGGACGAACGGAACAACCTACGCCTCGTGAGGGCTTGGGGAATAAGTATTCAACACTTTCCCGCAGCTTCCTCATTCTGCTGACGCTTGCCAGCGGTATGGCTGCGGCTGCCGAGGAGGAGCCGAAGATACCGGGAATCATGCTCCCCGAGCTGACCAAGGTCACCCCCGAAATGGTCACCAAAATGACGGCGGCCTGCCCGAATGAGCCCCTTGCCAAACCCGAGAAACCACGCAAGATCCTGGTCTTTGGCCGTTGCGAGAACTTCACCCACCATTCCATCTCGGTGGCGGAAAAGGCTCTGACCATCCTAGGCGAGAAGACCAAGGCCTGGAGCACCGACATCAGCTATGATTACAGTGTGTTCGAGGCCGCCAAACTGGCTGCCTACGACGCCATCGTCCTCAACAATTGCCAAAATATGGTGTTCCCCGAGGGTGCCCCGCGCGAAGACCTGCTCAATTTTGTGCGCAACGGCAAGGGCATTGTCGCCTTGCATTCGGCGGTGGACAACTTTGGCTCCGACGATTTCAACGACTTGCGGAACATGATCGGCGGCTGTTCCGCCGGGCATCCCTGGGGTCACTATCTCGCCTGGCGCTTTAAAATAGAGGAACCCAAGCACTCCATCACCGCCCATCTGAATCCCGACGGATTCTCGATGAAGGACGCCATATTCCAGTTTGACACCAGGACCGGCCGCAAGAACGTTCGCGTGCTGGTGAGCATGGACATGTCCGATCCCACAACCGCCAAGGATGAAAATGGCAAGCCACGGGGATTCCGCACCGATGGCTTGAACCCGGTGGTGTGGGTCCGCCACGAGGGGAAGGGGCGGGTGTTCGTCAACTGCTTCGGCAACAACGACGAGATCTTCTGGAGTGCGTCCATGCTCAAGCTGAATCTGGCGGGCATCCAGTACGCTATCGGCGACCTGAAGGCGGACGACACCCTCCGTGCTGACGGTGGGGGCGGCTCGACCATCGGAGGACTCGCCCCTGCAAAGGAAGCAACGGCTACCGGAACAATACGCACGCCAGAGGGAACCGTGGTGCAGGTGGACGTTGGCGCACTGCTCATCCCATCCCGTCCTGACTTGCGGTGGTTTGCCCACCTGACACCTTGGTTTATCCCCGGCGGACCCCATATCGGCATCGGGGTCAACAATGACACGTCCAAACAAATGGTTTACCTAGCTCTAAAAATTAATCAATCTTGA
- a CDS encoding XylR family transcriptional regulator: MSSSPEHIAVLIETSSAYGRGLIRGIAEYVQSQTAWSLRLEETGPIKSVPAWIRVWRGHGIIARLETPGIARSLLAKGVPLVNVSGRTSPPGVPHVDLDNGAVCKMAVDYFVQRGFRHFAYSGNPRFQWSRWRREQFAREVAAAAGSCDLFDCEDTTKDDQRLQAWLKTLPKPVAVLACNDRHGCAVLEACQRIGLTVPQEVAVLGVDNDEILCTLARPQLSSIVPDPQGIGYMAAQTLHELLQGRRTHTMERWVRPLMVASRQSTDASVVSDWHVSQSLRIIQGQAVHDLHVDDLAAQVQTSRRYLEERFRAVLGCSIHDEIFRVRMATAQRLLSTTSLPLKDVAARSGFRRADYLSVVFREKLGVSPSEYRARNQ; this comes from the coding sequence ATGAGTTCATCGCCGGAACACATTGCGGTATTAATCGAAACGTCGAGCGCGTACGGACGCGGTTTGATCCGCGGGATTGCCGAATACGTGCAGAGCCAGACCGCGTGGTCGCTGCGCTTGGAGGAAACTGGACCGATCAAGTCGGTTCCGGCGTGGATACGAGTCTGGCGCGGCCACGGCATTATCGCGCGCCTTGAGACGCCGGGCATTGCCCGTTCCCTCCTGGCCAAAGGGGTTCCGCTCGTGAATGTTTCCGGGCGCACCTCCCCTCCGGGCGTGCCCCATGTGGACCTGGACAACGGCGCGGTTTGCAAAATGGCCGTGGATTATTTTGTGCAGCGAGGTTTCCGGCATTTCGCTTACAGCGGCAATCCGCGCTTTCAGTGGTCTCGCTGGCGGCGTGAACAGTTCGCACGCGAGGTGGCTGCCGCAGCCGGAAGCTGCGATCTGTTCGATTGCGAAGACACCACAAAGGATGATCAGCGGTTGCAGGCTTGGCTCAAAACGCTGCCTAAACCGGTGGCCGTTTTGGCGTGCAATGACCGGCATGGTTGTGCCGTGCTGGAAGCCTGCCAGCGGATCGGTTTGACGGTGCCGCAAGAAGTCGCGGTGCTGGGCGTGGATAATGACGAAATCCTTTGCACCCTCGCCCGGCCCCAGCTTTCAAGCATCGTGCCCGATCCTCAGGGCATCGGTTACATGGCCGCCCAGACGCTGCATGAATTGCTCCAGGGGCGCAGAACACACACGATGGAACGTTGGGTTCGACCCCTGATGGTTGCCAGCCGGCAGTCCACCGATGCTTCCGTTGTGAGCGACTGGCACGTCAGCCAGTCCCTCCGCATCATCCAGGGCCAGGCCGTGCATGATCTTCACGTGGATGACCTCGCGGCCCAGGTTCAAACCTCGCGGCGCTACCTGGAGGAACGTTTTCGCGCGGTGCTGGGCTGTTCCATTCATGATGAAATCTTCCGCGTGCGAATGGCCACCGCCCAGCGGTTATTGAGCACCACCTCGCTCCCATTGAAGGACGTCGCCGCGCGATCCGGCTTTCGGCGGGCCGACTATCTCAGTGTGGTGTTCCGGGAAAAGCTCGGAGTTTCACCCAGCGAGTATCGCGCACGCAATCAGTGA
- a CDS encoding acetylxylan esterase has product MAPSVSTRGSPAPQEAGIPIRSNSVGKRVGSKGSAIAPNGNIYPASTNYVLSLSADRLDATYKQGETVTFTITLLLDHQPVKDAAVNWTLSKDGAPPATSGTAKFTGASATITGKLDEPGFLQCRASFAGPDKLVRIALGGAAIDPRQIKASLPAPADFDEFWTVQKQKLAAIPLNASLKAEKSPVPGVECFDVSADCDGAPLRGYLARPTGAKPKSLPTILLVHGAGVRSSNLGGSADWARQGFLAMDMNAHGLPNGQPDEFYQNLTNGRLKNYSQQGRESREAVYFRGMFLRLVRAIDFLTAQPEWDGRTVVVHGSSQGGWQAIAAAGLDSRVTFFAAGVPAGCDHTGVVANRVNGWPQFLAKPPAKPDSKILEAVRYYDAVNFATRIKAAGIVTVGFIDTTCPPTSVYAAYNALPGKKEIFNDVPSGHALSPKAASAMREAIAAVK; this is encoded by the coding sequence ATGGCTCCTTCGGTCTCCACCCGGGGTTCGCCGGCTCCTCAGGAGGCGGGCATCCCGATCCGCAGTAACTCGGTCGGCAAGCGCGTCGGTTCAAAAGGCAGCGCCATCGCGCCCAACGGCAATATTTATCCCGCCAGTACCAATTACGTCCTTTCGCTCAGCGCCGATCGGCTGGACGCGACTTACAAACAGGGCGAAACCGTCACGTTCACCATCACCCTGTTGCTCGACCATCAGCCTGTGAAGGACGCCGCGGTGAACTGGACCCTCTCCAAGGACGGTGCTCCACCCGCGACGAGCGGCACTGCGAAATTCACCGGCGCCAGCGCAACCATCACGGGCAAGCTCGACGAACCAGGCTTCCTGCAGTGCCGCGCTTCGTTTGCCGGGCCGGACAAGCTTGTCCGCATCGCTCTTGGCGGTGCGGCGATTGACCCTCGCCAGATCAAAGCAAGTCTGCCGGCCCCCGCCGACTTTGACGAGTTCTGGACCGTGCAGAAGCAAAAACTCGCAGCCATCCCACTGAACGCCAGCCTGAAGGCAGAGAAGTCGCCGGTGCCGGGTGTCGAGTGCTTCGACGTCAGCGCCGATTGCGACGGGGCGCCGCTGCGCGGCTACCTCGCACGGCCCACGGGTGCGAAGCCGAAGAGCCTGCCGACTATCCTCTTGGTCCACGGCGCGGGCGTGCGCAGTTCCAACCTCGGCGGTTCGGCGGATTGGGCCAGACAAGGTTTTTTGGCGATGGATATGAACGCCCATGGTTTGCCCAACGGCCAGCCCGACGAGTTCTACCAGAACCTCACCAACGGGCGACTGAAGAACTACAGCCAACAAGGGCGTGAATCGCGCGAGGCGGTTTATTTTCGCGGCATGTTCCTGCGCCTGGTGCGCGCGATTGACTTCCTGACCGCGCAACCCGAGTGGGACGGCCGCACCGTCGTTGTCCATGGCAGCAGCCAGGGCGGCTGGCAGGCAATTGCCGCCGCTGGCCTCGACTCGCGCGTGACCTTCTTCGCGGCGGGTGTACCCGCAGGATGCGACCACACCGGTGTGGTCGCCAACCGCGTCAACGGATGGCCCCAATTCCTCGCCAAGCCGCCGGCGAAACCCGATTCCAAGATTCTCGAGGCTGTCCGCTACTACGACGCGGTGAACTTCGCCACGCGCATCAAAGCCGCCGGCATTGTGACCGTCGGCTTCATTGACACCACCTGTCCGCCCACTAGCGTTTATGCCGCCTACAACGCTTTGCCCGGAAAAAAGGAGATCTTTAACGACGTCCCATCGGGTCACGCGCTCTCACCCAAGGCAGCCTCGGCGATGCGCGAGGCCATTGCGGCCGTCAAATAA